The following proteins are co-located in the Desulfoscipio sp. XC116 genome:
- a CDS encoding thiamine pyrophosphate-dependent enzyme, with protein MGVCKEQPGVRVALTGNESLARGALEAGVAYAASYPGSPTAEVLGTLAKVAGQFNLYVEWSVNEKVAMEGAAAASFTGLRSLVVMKADGLNVALDFAGALAISGTRGGMVILVGDDPAAHSSVREEDSRNLCKALHLPILEPSSVQEAKDMTREAFALSEQLKLPVVVRCVTRVCHASGDVKLEEIARPERRPVFGRHDRVITFSIRMHAQLEQKLSRAVDAAGDSAFNSYTGPSEAARLVIASGPSVMYALEALDMLGLSGSVGVLKLGTTWPLPEKLLLSYLETASAVVFAEEVEPFVEDNVMALAAGHWSELGGVRFYGKRSGHVAGPAGAGIGELDPDVLADALAKIFDVPRADPLLLTSLEAEAMLGEKMPDRELALCAGCPHRASFWAIRTALELDGREGIVLGDIGCYTLGIVRTGYYLLQTMHCMGAGVGIAGGLGKLDRFGFNKPVITVVGDSTFYHAAVPALVNARYNRANFLCVVLDNETTAMTGHQPHPGRRTTATGEPADTVPMEDIIRGLNIPYAISDPYNVDATVNAVCEMLEQSGPRVLILRRTCALAAVKGKRKNRVYVDWDKCIGDACGCGRFCSKVFACPANIWDAEHGKARIDEAVCNGCGVCATLCPQQAIVVEGTVE; from the coding sequence ATGGGAGTATGTAAGGAACAGCCCGGGGTGCGAGTGGCCCTGACCGGCAACGAATCCCTTGCCCGGGGCGCCCTGGAAGCCGGAGTGGCTTACGCGGCATCTTACCCGGGTTCACCCACTGCGGAGGTGCTGGGCACTCTGGCCAAAGTAGCCGGGCAGTTCAATTTATATGTGGAATGGTCGGTTAATGAAAAAGTGGCCATGGAAGGGGCGGCCGCCGCCTCCTTCACCGGATTGCGCTCTCTGGTAGTTATGAAAGCCGACGGTCTTAATGTGGCCCTGGATTTTGCCGGCGCTCTGGCTATATCGGGCACTCGGGGCGGAATGGTTATTTTGGTGGGTGATGACCCCGCGGCCCATTCCAGCGTGCGTGAGGAGGATTCCCGCAATCTTTGCAAGGCGCTGCATTTACCCATATTGGAACCGTCCTCGGTGCAGGAAGCCAAGGATATGACCAGGGAAGCGTTTGCTTTGTCCGAACAGCTAAAATTACCTGTAGTGGTGCGCTGCGTCACCCGTGTTTGCCACGCCAGTGGAGACGTGAAATTGGAGGAAATAGCCCGTCCCGAGCGCCGGCCTGTTTTTGGCCGTCATGACCGGGTAATTACCTTTTCCATTAGAATGCACGCCCAGCTTGAACAGAAGCTATCCCGGGCGGTCGATGCAGCCGGTGACTCGGCTTTTAACAGCTATACCGGGCCGTCCGAAGCGGCCCGGCTGGTCATTGCCAGCGGGCCGAGCGTCATGTATGCTTTGGAAGCGTTGGACATGCTGGGTTTATCCGGCAGTGTGGGAGTGCTAAAGCTGGGCACCACCTGGCCGCTGCCTGAAAAACTGCTGCTCAGCTATCTGGAAACAGCATCGGCAGTGGTTTTTGCCGAAGAAGTGGAGCCCTTTGTGGAGGATAACGTGATGGCCCTGGCGGCCGGGCACTGGAGCGAACTGGGCGGCGTTAGGTTTTACGGCAAGCGGAGCGGGCACGTGGCCGGTCCCGCGGGGGCGGGCATCGGAGAACTGGACCCGGATGTGCTGGCCGATGCATTGGCTAAGATATTTGACGTACCTCGTGCTGATCCGCTGTTGCTGACTTCCCTGGAGGCCGAGGCGATGCTGGGCGAGAAGATGCCGGACCGGGAACTGGCCCTGTGTGCCGGGTGTCCGCACCGGGCATCCTTCTGGGCTATTCGTACGGCTTTGGAACTGGACGGCCGGGAAGGAATCGTGCTGGGGGACATCGGCTGCTATACTCTGGGAATTGTCAGAACGGGCTATTATTTATTGCAAACCATGCACTGCATGGGCGCCGGGGTGGGTATAGCCGGGGGACTGGGCAAGCTGGACCGCTTCGGGTTCAATAAGCCTGTAATTACCGTGGTGGGTGACTCCACCTTTTATCATGCCGCAGTGCCTGCGCTGGTTAACGCCCGCTATAACCGTGCTAACTTTTTGTGTGTAGTGCTGGACAATGAAACCACCGCCATGACCGGCCACCAGCCCCACCCGGGGCGGCGGACAACCGCCACCGGCGAGCCGGCGGATACCGTGCCCATGGAAGATATTATCCGGGGGTTGAACATACCCTATGCTATTTCCGACCCCTATAACGTTGACGCTACTGTAAACGCGGTATGCGAGATGCTGGAGCAGTCCGGACCACGGGTGCTGATATTGCGGCGCACCTGCGCCTTGGCGGCGGTGAAGGGCAAGCGGAAAAACCGGGTGTATGTGGATTGGGATAAATGCATTGGCGACGCTTGCGGCTGCGGTCGGTTCTGCAGCAAAGTATTTGCCTGTCCGGCCAATATTTGGGATGCCGAACATGGCAAGGCCCGTATTGACGAGGCGGTATGCAACGGCTGTGGAGTTTGCGCCACCCTTTGCCCGCAGCAGGCTATTGTGGTG
- a CDS encoding Coenzyme F420 hydrogenase/dehydrogenase, beta subunit C-terminal domain: MPGQERLKNDILSGDLCSVCGLCVGLCPYIKTRRDRVRVIYHCGLDEGTCYSVCPKTGLDVEKMDLAVFGRKREDQALGVLQGIYFARALGDKAPGAQYGGVTTALASLALQRGLITGAVLTGGEADNPYPVLARTSGEVHACAGSKYVGVPTLAELNRAVRDGLTGLGVVGRPCQVAAVRKMQQGGLPGAQFNRPGAVELVLGLFCFASLTPDFYGFLAGQVKGEQVVKMDIPEDGPVVETSAGSYHWSMDDLRPYIHKACNLCLDPTSEWADIAVGATEYDRAWNTLLVRSDKGRRLLDLALDKNIIEIKDYPARRLPVLRRATLNKKMRVLASDDYQSGRPGCPVVPEEYRRQLEEQWGGVSQ; this comes from the coding sequence GTGCCGGGTCAGGAACGGCTGAAAAACGATATATTATCTGGCGATTTATGCTCTGTCTGTGGCCTGTGCGTGGGTTTGTGCCCATATATTAAAACCAGGCGGGATCGGGTGAGGGTTATATACCATTGCGGGCTGGACGAGGGCACTTGCTACAGTGTTTGTCCCAAAACCGGGCTGGACGTGGAGAAGATGGATCTGGCAGTGTTTGGCCGGAAAAGGGAAGACCAAGCCCTGGGAGTGCTGCAGGGCATTTATTTTGCCCGGGCACTGGGCGATAAAGCTCCCGGTGCCCAATACGGCGGGGTGACTACGGCGCTGGCGTCACTGGCCTTGCAGCGGGGATTGATTACCGGGGCGGTGCTTACCGGCGGAGAGGCGGACAACCCTTATCCGGTACTGGCTCGTACATCCGGTGAGGTTCACGCTTGTGCCGGATCCAAATATGTAGGCGTGCCCACCCTGGCGGAGCTGAACCGGGCGGTGCGCGATGGCTTGACCGGATTGGGCGTGGTGGGGCGGCCCTGCCAGGTGGCGGCGGTGCGTAAAATGCAGCAAGGCGGCCTGCCGGGGGCGCAGTTTAACAGGCCCGGCGCGGTGGAGTTGGTACTGGGGTTGTTTTGTTTTGCCTCCTTAACCCCGGATTTTTATGGCTTTCTAGCCGGACAGGTTAAGGGTGAGCAGGTTGTCAAAATGGATATTCCCGAGGACGGTCCGGTGGTAGAAACCAGCGCCGGCAGTTATCACTGGTCCATGGATGATTTGCGCCCATATATACACAAAGCCTGCAACCTGTGCCTGGACCCCACCTCCGAGTGGGCGGATATCGCGGTGGGGGCTACGGAGTATGATCGTGCCTGGAACACTCTGCTGGTCCGCTCGGACAAGGGGCGTCGTTTGCTCGACCTGGCTCTGGATAAAAATATTATTGAAATTAAGGATTATCCGGCCCGGAGGTTGCCTGTGTTAAGACGGGCCACATTGAATAAAAAAATGCGGGTGCTGGCAAGTGACGATTATCAATCGGGCCGGCCGGGCTGCCCGGTGGTGCCGGAGGAATATCGCCGGCAATTGGAAGAACAGTGGGGAGGTGTCAGCCAGTGA
- a CDS encoding diguanylate cyclase, which translates to MKLRSKTMLNICLIFLGLVLMLYWVNKAILMNSFAELEERDARINVERALNALQGEIDSLAMVARDWAGCDDTYAFMNDYNEQYINSNLADRTFQNLQIDALILADNSGHIVSGQGYNWEINKITPLSEGLERHIAACGTLVSHWSVDGGRAGIIILPEGPMLVASYPVLTSAHEGPAHGSLIMGRFLDQTAIRQLSERTNLLINFNDFRDGSVQDDVIEKLQNASAKKNYYVKPLDDLSIAGYVVVKDIYNKNGIIMQVNTPREIYRQGETSLLHVFITLLIAGLIFGVVVWQLVEKIILGRLEYLSNSVYAIGDSGDFSARVIVSGKDELSVLANSINVMLGALEQSQQNLRESEGRFRLLAENARDVVYRLQLAPDFKFEYVSPALYSLTGYTPEEYYADPSVIYKLVPANAQCLIDNLMSGTCQLRENVTMQWIHKDGRVIWLEHSIVPIYDHCAVLIALEGIARDITDRKEMEEQLKYFSLYDSLTGLYNRAHFEMEMRRLETGRHSLGLIVCDVDGLKLVNDTLGHDTGDKLLQLVAGVIKESLRKRDIVARMGGDEFAVLLPHSDEKTVEGVCGRIRKAVAGHNAADPELPLSMSIGFAVNDKSNVNWRDIYKEADNNMYREKLHHKQSVRSAIVKTLMKALEARDFITEGHADRLQDLVANMAGFIGMPEHSVTDLRLLAQFHDIGKVGIPDNILFKPDPLTREEAEQMQRHCEIGHRIALSSPDLGPIAEWILSHHEWWNGGGYPLGLKGEEIPLACRMLAIADAYDAMTSDRPYRKAISSDEALAELQRCAGTQFDPALVRAFIESMGEM; encoded by the coding sequence ATGAAATTACGCAGTAAGACCATGCTTAATATATGTTTAATATTTTTGGGTTTAGTGCTAATGCTGTATTGGGTAAATAAAGCAATACTAATGAACAGTTTCGCCGAGTTGGAGGAAAGGGATGCGCGCATAAATGTTGAACGTGCCCTGAATGCACTGCAAGGTGAAATAGATAGTTTGGCCATGGTTGCCCGCGATTGGGCCGGATGTGATGATACCTATGCTTTTATGAATGATTACAATGAACAATATATAAATTCCAATTTAGCTGACAGGACTTTTCAAAATCTTCAAATTGACGCGTTGATACTTGCTGATAATTCGGGACATATTGTTTCAGGGCAGGGTTATAATTGGGAGATCAATAAAATAACGCCCCTGAGCGAGGGGTTGGAGCGGCATATTGCTGCATGCGGCACACTGGTTAGTCATTGGAGTGTAGACGGTGGCAGGGCGGGAATTATTATACTTCCTGAAGGTCCTATGCTGGTTGCTTCATATCCTGTTTTAACCAGCGCCCATGAGGGTCCTGCCCATGGTTCGCTGATTATGGGGCGTTTCCTTGATCAGACGGCCATTCGGCAGCTATCTGAGAGAACCAACCTGTTAATTAACTTCAATGACTTCCGGGATGGATCCGTTCAGGACGATGTTATTGAAAAGCTGCAAAATGCGTCCGCTAAAAAAAACTATTACGTAAAGCCTCTGGATGATTTATCTATAGCGGGATATGTCGTGGTAAAAGATATTTACAATAAAAACGGTATTATCATGCAAGTCAATACGCCCAGAGAGATATACAGGCAGGGTGAAACCAGCCTGCTTCACGTTTTCATAACTTTATTAATTGCGGGCCTGATTTTTGGCGTAGTGGTCTGGCAGCTTGTAGAAAAGATTATATTAGGCCGGTTGGAATATCTAAGTAACAGCGTATACGCCATTGGTGACAGCGGGGATTTTTCGGCTCGGGTTATCGTGTCGGGCAAAGATGAATTGAGTGTTCTGGCCAATTCAATTAACGTTATGCTGGGTGCTCTGGAACAGTCCCAGCAGAACTTGCGGGAAAGCGAAGGGCGATTCAGATTGCTGGCTGAAAATGCCAGGGATGTTGTGTATAGATTGCAACTTGCACCCGATTTTAAATTTGAGTATGTAAGCCCGGCGTTATATTCTTTAACCGGCTATACTCCTGAAGAATATTATGCGGATCCTTCTGTTATTTATAAATTGGTGCCTGCAAATGCACAGTGTTTAATTGATAATTTAATGTCCGGTACATGTCAATTAAGGGAAAATGTAACTATGCAGTGGATACACAAAGACGGTCGGGTAATTTGGCTTGAACACAGCATTGTGCCCATATACGATCATTGTGCTGTCTTAATTGCCCTGGAGGGGATTGCCAGGGATATTACCGATCGCAAGGAGATGGAGGAACAATTAAAATATTTTAGTTTGTACGATTCCCTGACTGGTCTTTATAACCGGGCTCATTTTGAGATGGAGATGCGCCGTCTGGAAACCGGTCGGCATTCGCTGGGGCTGATAGTTTGCGATGTGGACGGGCTTAAGTTGGTAAACGATACGCTGGGGCACGACACCGGGGATAAGCTTCTTCAACTGGTCGCCGGTGTAATAAAAGAATCGTTGCGTAAGAGGGATATTGTTGCCCGGATGGGCGGCGATGAATTTGCCGTGCTGCTGCCCCACAGTGACGAAAAAACGGTGGAAGGTGTCTGCGGAAGAATCCGGAAAGCTGTTGCCGGACACAATGCCGCTGACCCCGAATTGCCCCTGAGCATGTCCATCGGTTTTGCGGTAAACGACAAAAGCAATGTCAACTGGAGAGATATATACAAGGAAGCGGACAATAACATGTATAGAGAGAAATTACACCATAAGCAAAGCGTTCGCAGCGCTATTGTAAAGACACTTATGAAAGCGCTGGAAGCCCGGGATTTTATTACCGAAGGCCACGCCGACCGGCTGCAGGATCTGGTGGCGAATATGGCCGGATTTATTGGTATGCCGGAGCATAGTGTAACCGACCTGCGCCTGCTGGCTCAGTTTCATGATATAGGTAAAGTGGGTATTCCGGATAACATATTATTTAAGCCGGACCCTTTAACCCGCGAGGAAGCCGAGCAGATGCAGCGGCACTGTGAAATAGGTCACCGCATTGCGCTATCCTCCCCGGATTTGGGACCTATTGCCGAATGGATACTAAGTCATCATGAATGGTGGAATGGGGGGGGATACCCTTTGGGATTAAAGGGTGAGGAAATTCCGCTGGCCTGTCGCATGCTGGCCATAGCCGACGCCTATGATGCCATGACCAGTGACCGTCCCTACCGTAAGGCTATAAGCAGTGATGAGGCCTTGGCGGAACTGCAAAGATGCGCCGGGACACAGTTTGATCCTGCGTTGGTCAGGGCTTTTATTGAGTCAATGGGTGAGATGTAG
- the asnS gene encoding asparagine--tRNA ligase, whose product MQTVRIRELYRQSDKYLGRRIRVNGWVRTVRASKAFGFIELNDGTFFDNLQVVFEENLGNYKEVVKLVTGSAITVEGELVESPGAKQPFELKSENIEIVGICAPDYPLQKKRHTFEFLRTIAHLRPRTNTFSAVFRVRSIVAYAIHKFFQERGFVYVHTPVITGSDAEGAGEMFRVTTLDFDHTPRNEAGQVDFARDFFGRETNLTVSGQLEVETYCLAFSNVYTFGPTFRAENSNTPRHAAEFWMIEPEIAFADLKDDMNLAEAMMKYVIGYVLGNASEEVQFFNKFIDKSLLARLENVVKSDFGHATYTEAVDILQHSGVNFEYPVEWGCDLQTEHERYLAEKHFKKPVFVTDYPKEIKAFYMRMNNDQKTVAAMDLLVPGVGEIIGGSQREERLDYLEQRLAELGLNTEDYWWYLDIRKYGGTKHAGFGLGFERLIMYLTGMSNIRDVISFPRTPNNAGF is encoded by the coding sequence ATGCAAACAGTAAGAATAAGAGAGCTTTATAGGCAATCTGATAAGTATTTGGGCCGGAGAATAAGGGTCAACGGCTGGGTGAGAACGGTGAGGGCATCTAAGGCCTTTGGCTTTATTGAGCTTAATGACGGTACTTTTTTTGACAATTTGCAGGTGGTTTTTGAGGAAAACCTGGGCAACTATAAAGAAGTGGTAAAGTTGGTCACCGGTTCCGCCATTACCGTGGAAGGAGAGCTGGTTGAATCTCCCGGGGCGAAGCAGCCTTTTGAATTAAAGTCCGAGAATATAGAAATAGTGGGTATTTGCGCGCCGGATTACCCATTGCAGAAGAAAAGACACACCTTTGAATTCCTGCGTACCATAGCCCATTTGCGGCCCCGGACCAATACTTTTTCCGCTGTCTTTAGAGTCAGGTCGATAGTTGCCTACGCTATTCATAAATTTTTCCAGGAGCGCGGCTTTGTTTATGTGCACACCCCTGTGATTACGGGCAGTGACGCCGAGGGAGCCGGGGAAATGTTCAGGGTAACCACACTGGATTTTGATCACACTCCCCGTAATGAAGCCGGCCAAGTTGATTTTGCCAGAGATTTCTTTGGCCGGGAAACCAACTTGACGGTAAGCGGCCAGCTGGAAGTGGAGACATATTGCCTGGCATTTAGTAATGTTTATACCTTTGGGCCTACATTTAGAGCGGAAAATTCCAATACCCCCAGACACGCCGCTGAATTTTGGATGATTGAGCCGGAAATAGCCTTCGCGGATTTAAAGGATGATATGAACCTGGCCGAGGCGATGATGAAATATGTTATCGGTTACGTATTGGGGAACGCTTCCGAGGAAGTGCAATTTTTCAATAAGTTTATTGATAAATCGTTGCTGGCCCGTTTGGAAAACGTAGTAAAATCTGATTTTGGCCATGCCACTTACACGGAGGCCGTTGATATTCTTCAGCATTCCGGGGTAAATTTTGAATATCCCGTGGAATGGGGATGTGACCTGCAAACCGAACATGAGCGTTACCTGGCGGAAAAGCATTTTAAAAAGCCTGTTTTTGTTACGGATTATCCCAAGGAGATTAAAGCTTTTTACATGCGCATGAATAACGACCAAAAGACGGTGGCGGCGATGGATTTACTGGTTCCCGGGGTGGGCGAAATAATTGGTGGCAGCCAGAGGGAGGAAAGGCTGGATTATTTGGAGCAAAGGTTGGCGGAGTTGGGGCTTAATACCGAAGATTACTGGTGGTACCTGGATATTAGAAAATACGGCGGTACCAAACATGCTGGTTTTGGGCTTGGTTTCGAGAGGTTAATTATGTATTTAACGGGAATGAGCAATATCCGGGATGTTATATCTTTCCCCAGAACACCAAATAACGCGGGGTTTTAA